In one Cyprinus carpio isolate SPL01 chromosome B2, ASM1834038v1, whole genome shotgun sequence genomic region, the following are encoded:
- the LOC109049735 gene encoding phospholipid scramblase 1-like: MATNNGYPTDLQPQKNAINPAPPYNQGPVIPGQGQVPVMPVPQRPAGCPPGLEYLTQIDQLLVQQKVELAEVILGWETNNKYTVKNSMGQQVFFVAEENDCCNRQFCGPLRSFVLHVQDNMGQEVMTLTRPLKCGSCCFPCCLQELEIQSPPGSPIGYVIQNWHPFLPKYTILNEKKEAVLKILGPFCSCRCCADVNFDVLSVDESTKVGRIAKQWTGMVREAFTDADNFGISFPMDLDVKIKAALFGACFLIDFMFFEHNK; the protein is encoded by the exons ATGGCAACAAATAATG GTTACCCAACTGACCTCCAACCacagaaaaatgcaattaatccCGCCCCTCCTTATAACCAGGGACCAGTCATACCAGGCCAAG GTCAAGTGCCTGTGATGCCAGTTCCACAAAGACCCGCTGGCTGCCCACCAGGACTGGAGTACCTGACCCAG ATTGATCAACTTCTTGTACAGCAGAAAGTTGAGCTGGCAGAAG TTATATTGGGCTGGGAGACCAATAATAAGTACACAGTGAAGAACAGTATGGGGCAACAAGTGTTCTTTGTGGCTGAGGAAAACGACTGCTGTAATAGACAGTTCTGTGGACCACTGCGGTCATTCGTCCTCCATGTTCAGGATAACATGGGACAGGAAGTGATGACACTCACTCGTCCTTTGAAGTGTGGAAGCTGCTGTTTCCCCTGTTGCCTGCAAGAG CTCGAAATCCAGTCTCCACCGGGCAGCCCGATTGGATATGTGATCCAGAATTGGCATCCTTTCCTTCCCAAGTATACCATACTGAATGAGAAGAAAGAAGCAGTTCTGAAGATTTTGGGGCCATTCTGTTCATGCAGATGTTGCGCTGATGTGAACTTTGAT GTTTTGTCCGTGGACGAATCAACAAAAGTGGGCAGAATCGCTAAACAATGGACAGGTATGGTGAGAGAAGCTTTCACGGATGCAGACAATTTTGGTATCTCCTTTCCTATGGATCTGGACGTGAAGATCAAAGCTGCTCTTTTCGGAGCATGTTTTCTCATA GACTTCATGTTCTTTGAACacaataaataa